A single region of the Gemmatimonadota bacterium genome encodes:
- a CDS encoding AraC family transcriptional regulator, with product MSCGYADQSHMTREFRRFLGITPGKLRSTKSVVD from the coding sequence TTGTCATGCGGCTACGCCGACCAAAGCCACATGACGCGTGAGTTTCGTCGTTTTCTTGGAATCACCCCGGGGAAGTTGCGATCTACGAAAAGCGTCGTAGATTAG